Proteins from a genomic interval of Capsicum annuum cultivar UCD-10X-F1 chromosome 4, UCD10Xv1.1, whole genome shotgun sequence:
- the LOC107855735 gene encoding probable rhamnogalacturonate lyase B isoform X1, whose amino-acid sequence MSEPKQKHSQISTPLLQLLQQEDQVVIDNGMFQLTLTNPGGKIIGIQYNGIENLLELKNPVLNGGFWDLNWSVPGTVGTRGKFDEIEGNSFKVIVETEEQIELSFTRTWDPSLQDEYSPLTIDIRFIILQDSPGFYSYAIYEHKEDMPAFNLNETRIAFMLSVEKFRYMAMADDRQRVLPLPVDREPPRGKELAYPEAVLLVDPVEPEFKGEVDDKYQYSCENKDNKVHGFICLAPPVGFWQITPSNEFRTGGPIKQDLTSHVNPTTLAMFVSTHYGGQDFVIPFGTGEPWKKVFGPVFIYLNSVEDKNDTLSLWDDAKERMHKEVNCWPYSFPSSEDFPKDDQRGAIRGRLVVSDRYISKEHLPARGAFVGLAPPGDAGSFQTECKGYQFWTNSDDEGYFSIQNVRPGDYNLYAWVPGFIGDYKYEKPIAITAASDVDTGELVYAPLRSGPTLWEIGIPDRSAAEFYVPDPNPQYINKLFVNQPANSFRQYGLWERYADLYPDQDLVFTVGSSDYKKDWFYAQVTRKVGDNAYKPTTWQIKFNLESIDQTGSYTLRIALSSATFSVLEVRVNEEETNPPHFSSGLIGSDNTIARHGVHGLYWLFNVEVAAGQLLQGENIIYLKQARSVSALHGIMYDYIRLEAPPLSAAHY is encoded by the exons atgagtgagCCAAAGCAAAAGCATTCACAAATATCAACTCCACTTCTGCAGCTTCTTCAGCAGGAGGACCAA GTAGTAATAGATAATGGCATGTTCCAACTCACATTGACAAATCCAGGAGGAAAAATCATTGGTATTCAATATAACGGGATCGAAAATCTGCTGGAGCTCAAAAACCCAGTCTTGAATGGCGG GTTCTGGGACTTAAACTGGAGTGTACCTGGAACTGTTGGAACGAGAGGAAAATTTGATGA GATTGAAGGTAATAGTTTTAAAGTTATAGTGGAAACTGAAGAACAAATAGAGCTCTCATTTACAAGGACATGGGATCCTTCACTTCAGGACGAGTATTCCCCGTTAACCATAGACATAAG GttcataattcttcaagattcgccTGGTTTTTACTCATATGCTATCTATGAACACAAAGAGGATATGCCAGCATTCAACCTCAATGAAACCAGGATAGCTTTCATGCTCAGCGTCGAAAA GTTTCGGTACATGGCTATGGCAGATGATAGGCAAAGAGTACTGCCCCTCCCTGTAGATCGCGAACCTCCAAGAGGGAAGGAATTGGCATATCCAGAAGCTGTTCTGCTGGTTGATCCTGTGGAGCCAGAATTTAAAGGAGAA GTTGATGACAAGTATCAATATTCGTGTGAGAACAAAGATAACAAAGTCCACGGCTTCATTTGCTTAGCTCCTCCTGTTGGATTCTGGCAAATTACTCCAAGCAACGAGTTCAGAACTGGAGGACCTATCAAGCAGGATCTTACTTCCCATGTTAATCCAACAACTCTGGCT ATGTTCGTGAGCACTCATTATGGAGGGCAGGATTTCGTGATTCCATTTGGAACAGGTGAACCATGGAAGAAAGTTTTTGGACCTGTTTTTATATATCTCAATTCTGTAGAAGACAAGAATGATACACTTTCCCTTTGGGATGATGCAAAAGAACGG ATGCACAAGGAAGTTAACTGTTGGCCTTATAGTTTCCCAAGCTCAGAAGATTTTCCAAAAGATGATCAACGGGGTGCCATCCGTGGTAGATTAGTAGTCAGTGACAG GTATATAAGTAAGGAGCATTTACCTGCAAGGGGTGCTTTTGTGGGGCTAGCTCCACCTGGAGATGCTGGATCATTCCAAACAGAATGCAAG GGCTACCAATTCTGGACGAACTCGGATGATGAAGGATATTTCTCAATCCAAAATGTTCGTCCTGGGGACTATAACCTCTATGCATGGGTACCTGGCTTCATTGGAGATTACAAATATGAAAAACCCATAGCAATTACTGCAG CTTCTGATGTTGATACCGGTGAACTTGTATACGCGCCTCTGAGGAGCGGTCCTACATTGTGGGAAATTGGTATCCCTGATCGTTCTGCCGCAGAATTCTATGTTCCTGACCCTAATCCACAATATATCAACAAACTTTTCGTAAATCAACCAGCAAACAG CTTTAGACAGTATGGATTATGGGAGAGATATGCAGATTTATATCCAGATCAAGATTTGGTATTTACAGTTGGAAGTAGTGACTATAAAAAAGATTGGTTCTATGCTCAGGTGACAAG AAAAGTTGGTGATAATGCATATAAACCTACAACATGGCAAATTAAATTCAATTTAGAAAGCATTGATCAGACTGGAAGTTACACATTGCGTATTGCGCTCTCATCTGCAACTTTCTCTGTATTGGAG GTAAGGGTGAATGAGGAAGAAACAAATCCACCACATTTCTCAAGTGGACTGATTGGAAGTGATAATACAATTGCTAGACATGGAGTCCATGGGCTGTATTGGTTGTTCAATGTGGAGGTAGCTGCAGGCCAACTCCTTCAAGGAGAGAATATCATATATCTCAAACAAGCGCGGAGTGTCAGTGCTCTCCACGGGATTATGTATGACTATATTCGTCTGGAAGCTCCTCCTCTTTCCGCTGCTCATTATTAA
- the LOC107855735 gene encoding probable rhamnogalacturonate lyase B isoform X2 codes for MFQLTLTNPGGKIIGIQYNGIENLLELKNPVLNGGFWDLNWSVPGTVGTRGKFDEIEGNSFKVIVETEEQIELSFTRTWDPSLQDEYSPLTIDIRFIILQDSPGFYSYAIYEHKEDMPAFNLNETRIAFMLSVEKFRYMAMADDRQRVLPLPVDREPPRGKELAYPEAVLLVDPVEPEFKGEVDDKYQYSCENKDNKVHGFICLAPPVGFWQITPSNEFRTGGPIKQDLTSHVNPTTLAMFVSTHYGGQDFVIPFGTGEPWKKVFGPVFIYLNSVEDKNDTLSLWDDAKERMHKEVNCWPYSFPSSEDFPKDDQRGAIRGRLVVSDRYISKEHLPARGAFVGLAPPGDAGSFQTECKGYQFWTNSDDEGYFSIQNVRPGDYNLYAWVPGFIGDYKYEKPIAITAASDVDTGELVYAPLRSGPTLWEIGIPDRSAAEFYVPDPNPQYINKLFVNQPANSFRQYGLWERYADLYPDQDLVFTVGSSDYKKDWFYAQVTRKVGDNAYKPTTWQIKFNLESIDQTGSYTLRIALSSATFSVLEVRVNEEETNPPHFSSGLIGSDNTIARHGVHGLYWLFNVEVAAGQLLQGENIIYLKQARSVSALHGIMYDYIRLEAPPLSAAHY; via the exons ATGTTCCAACTCACATTGACAAATCCAGGAGGAAAAATCATTGGTATTCAATATAACGGGATCGAAAATCTGCTGGAGCTCAAAAACCCAGTCTTGAATGGCGG GTTCTGGGACTTAAACTGGAGTGTACCTGGAACTGTTGGAACGAGAGGAAAATTTGATGA GATTGAAGGTAATAGTTTTAAAGTTATAGTGGAAACTGAAGAACAAATAGAGCTCTCATTTACAAGGACATGGGATCCTTCACTTCAGGACGAGTATTCCCCGTTAACCATAGACATAAG GttcataattcttcaagattcgccTGGTTTTTACTCATATGCTATCTATGAACACAAAGAGGATATGCCAGCATTCAACCTCAATGAAACCAGGATAGCTTTCATGCTCAGCGTCGAAAA GTTTCGGTACATGGCTATGGCAGATGATAGGCAAAGAGTACTGCCCCTCCCTGTAGATCGCGAACCTCCAAGAGGGAAGGAATTGGCATATCCAGAAGCTGTTCTGCTGGTTGATCCTGTGGAGCCAGAATTTAAAGGAGAA GTTGATGACAAGTATCAATATTCGTGTGAGAACAAAGATAACAAAGTCCACGGCTTCATTTGCTTAGCTCCTCCTGTTGGATTCTGGCAAATTACTCCAAGCAACGAGTTCAGAACTGGAGGACCTATCAAGCAGGATCTTACTTCCCATGTTAATCCAACAACTCTGGCT ATGTTCGTGAGCACTCATTATGGAGGGCAGGATTTCGTGATTCCATTTGGAACAGGTGAACCATGGAAGAAAGTTTTTGGACCTGTTTTTATATATCTCAATTCTGTAGAAGACAAGAATGATACACTTTCCCTTTGGGATGATGCAAAAGAACGG ATGCACAAGGAAGTTAACTGTTGGCCTTATAGTTTCCCAAGCTCAGAAGATTTTCCAAAAGATGATCAACGGGGTGCCATCCGTGGTAGATTAGTAGTCAGTGACAG GTATATAAGTAAGGAGCATTTACCTGCAAGGGGTGCTTTTGTGGGGCTAGCTCCACCTGGAGATGCTGGATCATTCCAAACAGAATGCAAG GGCTACCAATTCTGGACGAACTCGGATGATGAAGGATATTTCTCAATCCAAAATGTTCGTCCTGGGGACTATAACCTCTATGCATGGGTACCTGGCTTCATTGGAGATTACAAATATGAAAAACCCATAGCAATTACTGCAG CTTCTGATGTTGATACCGGTGAACTTGTATACGCGCCTCTGAGGAGCGGTCCTACATTGTGGGAAATTGGTATCCCTGATCGTTCTGCCGCAGAATTCTATGTTCCTGACCCTAATCCACAATATATCAACAAACTTTTCGTAAATCAACCAGCAAACAG CTTTAGACAGTATGGATTATGGGAGAGATATGCAGATTTATATCCAGATCAAGATTTGGTATTTACAGTTGGAAGTAGTGACTATAAAAAAGATTGGTTCTATGCTCAGGTGACAAG AAAAGTTGGTGATAATGCATATAAACCTACAACATGGCAAATTAAATTCAATTTAGAAAGCATTGATCAGACTGGAAGTTACACATTGCGTATTGCGCTCTCATCTGCAACTTTCTCTGTATTGGAG GTAAGGGTGAATGAGGAAGAAACAAATCCACCACATTTCTCAAGTGGACTGATTGGAAGTGATAATACAATTGCTAGACATGGAGTCCATGGGCTGTATTGGTTGTTCAATGTGGAGGTAGCTGCAGGCCAACTCCTTCAAGGAGAGAATATCATATATCTCAAACAAGCGCGGAGTGTCAGTGCTCTCCACGGGATTATGTATGACTATATTCGTCTGGAAGCTCCTCCTCTTTCCGCTGCTCATTATTAA
- the LOC107855735 gene encoding probable rhamnogalacturonate lyase B isoform X3, producing MHIAKRFWDLNWSVPGTVGTRGKFDEIEGNSFKVIVETEEQIELSFTRTWDPSLQDEYSPLTIDIRFIILQDSPGFYSYAIYEHKEDMPAFNLNETRIAFMLSVEKFRYMAMADDRQRVLPLPVDREPPRGKELAYPEAVLLVDPVEPEFKGEVDDKYQYSCENKDNKVHGFICLAPPVGFWQITPSNEFRTGGPIKQDLTSHVNPTTLAMFVSTHYGGQDFVIPFGTGEPWKKVFGPVFIYLNSVEDKNDTLSLWDDAKERMHKEVNCWPYSFPSSEDFPKDDQRGAIRGRLVVSDRYISKEHLPARGAFVGLAPPGDAGSFQTECKGYQFWTNSDDEGYFSIQNVRPGDYNLYAWVPGFIGDYKYEKPIAITAASDVDTGELVYAPLRSGPTLWEIGIPDRSAAEFYVPDPNPQYINKLFVNQPANSFRQYGLWERYADLYPDQDLVFTVGSSDYKKDWFYAQVTRKVGDNAYKPTTWQIKFNLESIDQTGSYTLRIALSSATFSVLEVRVNEEETNPPHFSSGLIGSDNTIARHGVHGLYWLFNVEVAAGQLLQGENIIYLKQARSVSALHGIMYDYIRLEAPPLSAAHY from the exons ATGCACATTGCAAAAAG GTTCTGGGACTTAAACTGGAGTGTACCTGGAACTGTTGGAACGAGAGGAAAATTTGATGA GATTGAAGGTAATAGTTTTAAAGTTATAGTGGAAACTGAAGAACAAATAGAGCTCTCATTTACAAGGACATGGGATCCTTCACTTCAGGACGAGTATTCCCCGTTAACCATAGACATAAG GttcataattcttcaagattcgccTGGTTTTTACTCATATGCTATCTATGAACACAAAGAGGATATGCCAGCATTCAACCTCAATGAAACCAGGATAGCTTTCATGCTCAGCGTCGAAAA GTTTCGGTACATGGCTATGGCAGATGATAGGCAAAGAGTACTGCCCCTCCCTGTAGATCGCGAACCTCCAAGAGGGAAGGAATTGGCATATCCAGAAGCTGTTCTGCTGGTTGATCCTGTGGAGCCAGAATTTAAAGGAGAA GTTGATGACAAGTATCAATATTCGTGTGAGAACAAAGATAACAAAGTCCACGGCTTCATTTGCTTAGCTCCTCCTGTTGGATTCTGGCAAATTACTCCAAGCAACGAGTTCAGAACTGGAGGACCTATCAAGCAGGATCTTACTTCCCATGTTAATCCAACAACTCTGGCT ATGTTCGTGAGCACTCATTATGGAGGGCAGGATTTCGTGATTCCATTTGGAACAGGTGAACCATGGAAGAAAGTTTTTGGACCTGTTTTTATATATCTCAATTCTGTAGAAGACAAGAATGATACACTTTCCCTTTGGGATGATGCAAAAGAACGG ATGCACAAGGAAGTTAACTGTTGGCCTTATAGTTTCCCAAGCTCAGAAGATTTTCCAAAAGATGATCAACGGGGTGCCATCCGTGGTAGATTAGTAGTCAGTGACAG GTATATAAGTAAGGAGCATTTACCTGCAAGGGGTGCTTTTGTGGGGCTAGCTCCACCTGGAGATGCTGGATCATTCCAAACAGAATGCAAG GGCTACCAATTCTGGACGAACTCGGATGATGAAGGATATTTCTCAATCCAAAATGTTCGTCCTGGGGACTATAACCTCTATGCATGGGTACCTGGCTTCATTGGAGATTACAAATATGAAAAACCCATAGCAATTACTGCAG CTTCTGATGTTGATACCGGTGAACTTGTATACGCGCCTCTGAGGAGCGGTCCTACATTGTGGGAAATTGGTATCCCTGATCGTTCTGCCGCAGAATTCTATGTTCCTGACCCTAATCCACAATATATCAACAAACTTTTCGTAAATCAACCAGCAAACAG CTTTAGACAGTATGGATTATGGGAGAGATATGCAGATTTATATCCAGATCAAGATTTGGTATTTACAGTTGGAAGTAGTGACTATAAAAAAGATTGGTTCTATGCTCAGGTGACAAG AAAAGTTGGTGATAATGCATATAAACCTACAACATGGCAAATTAAATTCAATTTAGAAAGCATTGATCAGACTGGAAGTTACACATTGCGTATTGCGCTCTCATCTGCAACTTTCTCTGTATTGGAG GTAAGGGTGAATGAGGAAGAAACAAATCCACCACATTTCTCAAGTGGACTGATTGGAAGTGATAATACAATTGCTAGACATGGAGTCCATGGGCTGTATTGGTTGTTCAATGTGGAGGTAGCTGCAGGCCAACTCCTTCAAGGAGAGAATATCATATATCTCAAACAAGCGCGGAGTGTCAGTGCTCTCCACGGGATTATGTATGACTATATTCGTCTGGAAGCTCCTCCTCTTTCCGCTGCTCATTATTAA